The following is a genomic window from Panthera uncia isolate 11264 chromosome B4, Puncia_PCG_1.0, whole genome shotgun sequence.
AGAAAGCCCAGCTGCTATTCCAACAACCACCACTGGAGGGCCCCAAACACCACTACGGATCTGCACAACTTCCCATCACTCACACTAGACAGGTGGCCAGCAAGCCCATTGACCACAACACCATCACTTCCTGGGTAGGCCATGGGATTCTAACTTTGACTTTTGCTCATTTAGGCTTCTCAGGATGCTGACTCTTCTGCCCCTTGAACCAGGGCCTCCAAAGAATAAGATTCATGGGGCAGGGACAAGGAGGCAATGTACTCTTTTTGTCATCAGCCGTCTTCTCTGGTATATATCTTTTCTAAGTTCAAGCTGAGGGCTGGTTGGAATTGGAGTCTTTCCCCCCACATTCTTCTTAAAGAGTTCAGTATAAAAGTTTCATTAACCAGTAGCTGGGTGAAAAAGCCAGACAAATGGCAGAATGAGTAAACAATGAGATTATTCCCTGAGCTTCATGTGAGAGGTAAAATATTTAGCTAGGCACTATATTTACTGTTTCATAGAAAATGGCGTgtcctattttttgtttttaaatatttgtttatttttgagagagagagagagagagtatgagtaggggaggggcagagagagagggggacagagaatctgaagccggcactgtgctgacagcagtgagcctgattggggctcagactcacaaactgtgaaatcctgtcctgacccaaagttggatgctcaaccgactgagccacccaggtgcaccatgGCATGTTGTGTTTTGACAGTTTCGAAGCGCTGGGAAGAGAACAGAACTACTATATTTCAGGGAGGTGGTATAGCCAAGGGCCAGACAAAAGCAGAAATCTTCACGTAAGAGTGCTTGATTAATAAAACTTGTTGAGGATTGCTAGGAAGAACCATAATACTTGCTTCGGAGTTGTAGAAGAAACTGAAATGCTAGAATCCTGTGGATGAGAAGAGGAGTGAGCATTTATTGAGAACTCATCACGTGCCAGGTCTTAGGCCAGTTGCTGTCCATCGACTCCCTACTCttgcatccatccattcactttcCTGGGGGCCTTCTtggtgccaggcactctgctgggtgctggggatcaAAGGCGAAGAACACTGCCCATCTCTGCCCTCAAGGTTTAAAGATAATTAAGCAAATTGCAGCCATGTGGTGTGATAACGTGAAGGTGGCATTGTCCCCTTTCttacacatgaggaaatggaaaaccagattgagtaacttgcccacagCTCCTATCCCTTTCTCTTAATGTCCCATTAgacagatgttttgttttgtgtccATTACTATAGTGGGCCCCCATTTAGATTCTGGTCTTTGGATGTAGTTTCCTCCTTCAGGTTCATACCTGGTACCTAGCCCTCCTcacttctttttggtttttgtttttgattcttaCTTAGGTTTCACCTCAGTTTGATACAACAGGAGAAAGCTGGTTCCCAATGAACCAGAAACACCATCACCGAAACCAGGCAAGACTTTCAAGTCGGAAATCCATCACCTCCAAGTTTCCACATCTAACATTTGAGAGCCCCCCGTCTTCCAGTTCAGCCACACTTGGGATCCCCTTAACCAGGGAGTGCGCCAATCAGTCAGAAAAGTGCATTTCTGGAAGGCCCTTAGTTCCAGTGCTCAGTCCTCAAAGCTGTGGGGAGCTGTCCACACATACACTTCAAAACTTACCTTACGTGTTCATTCCACCTGATATTCAGACCCCAGAGTCTTCGTTTGTGAAGGAGGGGCCCATTCCCCCAGATCAGAGGGAAGATAGCCTTCCAAGTGGCTCCTTTCACACCAGTACTCCCAAGACCCCAGGGCCTGGGCCTGTTCTAGTTAAAGACACTCCTGAGGAGAAGTATGGAATCAAGGTCACATGGAGGAGACGACGCCACTTGTTTACTCAcctcagggagagagggaagctgAATAAAAACCAATTCCTTGTGAAAAATTCACTGGATTTCTCAGACAGCAGCAATCTCAAGAAATTTTCATAGAGTTGCTAAATTACTTTTCTGGCTCACAGAAGTGTATGTcagaagaataaaatgcaaatactgcCAATAACATCAACAGAAAAAAGATAGTTTAACTAGAGACTTGGAGTCATAAGGGAATTTGATTCccagctttgctttttaaaatgtcttttcctaAAAAGTTTTTAGTGTCATAAACAGTTCActtcaaatttttcttctattaactgtttaaaattttaaagtatcttatagtaactttttaaaatgtttgtaaatgGTTGCAGAAAGGTTTTAGAGAACCCTGCTCCTGATTACTGATCATGCAGCAATACTGCCTTCTCCACAAAAggtcttcattgtttttttaagccactaattaATCCTCTAATCACCCCATTCAACCTAATTCATTCCACATTTTTGAGTACCAACTCTTGTGTCAGGCTCAGCGGCAGCTTCCTTTGTGACATGTTGGATGGAAAAATCAAAGCAAACTTTGACATTTTAGAGCTGAGCAACCTTTTTAGACCTCTGCAACCTTGCTCATCTGCTAAAAAGTCAGGATGAGGAAAGGTGCCAAGCCCTGTGTTAGTGAATACAGTGGGATCAGGAGCAAAAAAAGGGGACAGAGATGTTACTTAAGCTTGCTGTGTTTTGGTTATATTTCCATTCAAACAAATCTGAAAATACCACACAGGGTGGGAAACTGATTTCTTGTAATGattgtttaaaatatgtaattaaatatggaaacttttttttaattttttttttaacatttatttatttttgagacagagagagacagagcttgaacgggggaggggcagagagagagggagacacagaatcggaagccggctccaggctctgagccatcagcccagagcctgatgcagggctcgaactctcccactgtgagatcgtgacctgagctgaagtcgaatgctcaaccgactgagccacccaggcgccccaaatatggAAACTTTTCAGAGAAGACTGCTTACCATAACTAATGCGGAACTACCCAGTCAAAAACTGCCTCCATTGCCCTTTCGCCAACACAGATAGCGTCTCCTTTAACTGCAGCCATTCAGCTTTAAGAACCTATTCTGTTCAGCCCGAGCTGAACAAGCAGGGATTATTTcgttttattttatagatggggatCTGAAGCCCAGATAATGAACTGTGTTTAGGGTCACACAGTGAGTGGAGGCTGACACATCAAGGCGATGCTCTGCTCTCCCAGCTTGTGCCAAGTCCTGTGCCTCTTAAGCGAACCCGATGTGGAAACAGCTGACCTCGCAATGCTATAAAATGCGATAACTTTTGCCAGGATATTTTGTACAGGTTATAATGATATGTATAAGTTGGTGGTGAGAAGGCGGTGACGGTTGGCGACAACGTTTATTGGAAACGAGAGTACATATTTAGATAGCGGATCTCACGGGATGTGGATGTTTGAAGATCGTTCATAGGCTGTAGAGAAAGATAAATGGGAAAGGTTCCTAGAGTCTGTAGAGTCGGTCTAGCAATGCTCTAAAAGTctgggctggaggaagggggctAAAGTTTTGTTCAATTGGAGTGAGAGACCAGGTAACTATGAAAGATGCATTTACCCGGGAATGACTGCCATAGTGGGTACAAGTGTGGTTCCCGGAAGGCTCTGGTGTCAGGGGAGGGGCCGGACTGCGACGGAGTCGGCGGAGGTCTATGAGTCCTAACATTACATAGACCTCTGGAAGCGCTCTGGGTGGTCTTTGGGTAGACACTGCTGGGATGTGGGGAAGCCGCTCCGTGGGTGGCGGTTAGGGGGATGGGCCGCTCTTCCGACGAAGTGACTTCGCAGCTGGAAGCCAACACTGCTGAAGCGAACACATCCCTCCGCCCTCGGCCCCTTCCCGGTGCCGCGGTCAGCGGACCCAGCCCTACTGGCGCGTCGCCAGAGCTCCCGCGCAGGCGCCTTTAACTCCTAGCGCCTCCGCCCCTTAGAAACCCTCCCGCATCTTGGGGCGGCAGCAATAGCCAATGAGAGAAGAGCGGTGGGCACGAGGGCCAATAGGCGGTGGCGACAGTGCAGAGTGTGGTTGCCAGGGGGCGGGGCCCGGATGCCTGCCAGGCTTGCCACCCTAGCAGCGGAGTCGGGGATTGTGGACGTGGTCGCCACTTCCTGAGCTGCGGGGATGGAGGCGTCGCGCTGCCGACTCGGACCCCGCGGGGACAGGTCCGAGAGGGGTGATGGCTGGTTTCGTCTCGAGC
Proteins encoded in this region:
- the RHNO1 gene encoding RAD9, HUS1, RAD1-interacting nuclear orphan protein 1; its protein translation is MPPRKKRRQGFQKAQLLFQQPPLEGPKHHYGSAQLPITHTRQVASKPIDHNTITSWVSPQFDTTGESWFPMNQKHHHRNQARLSSRKSITSKFPHLTFESPPSSSSATLGIPLTRECANQSEKCISGRPLVPVLSPQSCGELSTHTLQNLPYVFIPPDIQTPESSFVKEGPIPPDQREDSLPSGSFHTSTPKTPGPGPVLVKDTPEEKYGIKVTWRRRRHLFTHLRERGKLNKNQFLVKNSLDFSDSSNLKKFS